The following are encoded together in the Deltaproteobacteria bacterium genome:
- a CDS encoding DUF507 family protein has translation MRLTIEQVEKISRIILDKLKEKGIILFKVDEDVVLKRITELFLKDLQAEDELEREVENIMKQHAGEMDRGKMDYRKMFMMIKNKLAKERGIVL, from the coding sequence ATGAGGCTTACAATTGAACAGGTTGAAAAGATTTCAAGAATAATTCTGGATAAACTAAAAGAAAAGGGCATTATATTATTCAAAGTTGATGAAGATGTTGTCCTTAAAAGGATTACAGAACTTTTCCTGAAGGACTTACAGGCAGAAGATGAACTGGAGAGGGAGGTTGAAAATATAATGAAGCAGCATGCAGGCGAGATGGACAGAGGCAAAATGGACTATAGAAAGATGTTTATGATGATAAAGAATAAACTTGCAAAGGAACGGGGGATAGTTCTATGA